The following proteins are co-located in the Silene latifolia isolate original U9 population chromosome 1, ASM4854445v1, whole genome shotgun sequence genome:
- the LOC141589830 gene encoding abscisic acid receptor PYL4-like, which produces MPSTLQLRTTTTTTTTTTTFATDISSSVTKTMAAEMMPSLAEELTRELSRSCPSPDRQMEIIARHHNHEVMPNQCCSAVVRRIAAPMQNVWELVRRFDEPQTYKHFLRSCRLITGDAGQVGSLREVHCVSGVPAASSTERLEVLDEESRAIGFRVISGEHRLQNYRSVTTVHPSYPLARASLPGAVEEGDNNMEEGTVVVESYVVDVPEGNTKQETCVFVDTIVRCNLQSLANLAERMGSTTSSSSSAVTSSTSCKVS; this is translated from the coding sequence ATGCCTTCAACTCTCCAGCTCCGGACGACAACAACCACGACCACAACCACGACTACATTTGCAACCGACATATCGTCGTCGGTCACGAAAACAATGGCAGCCGAGATGATGCCCTCCTTAGCCGAAGAGCTAACACGGGAACTCTCTCGCTCTTGCCCCTCCCCAGACAGACAGATGGAGATCATCGCCCGCCACCACAACCACGAGGTTATGCCCAATCAGTGCTGCTCGGCCGTGGTCCGGCGTATCGCCGCTCCTATGCAGAACGTCTGGGAGCTCGTGAGGCGGTTTGATGAGCCCCAGACCTACAAACACTTCCTACGTAGCTGTCGCCTAATAACAGGCGACGCAGGCCAGGTAGGATCCCTGAGGGAGGTCCACTGCGTGTCAGGCGTCCCCGCCGCGTCCAGCACCGAGCGCTTGGAAGTACTGGACGAAGAATCCCGTGCAATAGGATTCCGTGTGATAAGCGGAGAGCACCGTCTACAGAACTACCGCTCTGTTACCACGGTACACCCCTCCTACCCCTTAGCACGCGCCAGCTTACCTGGCGCGGTCGAAGAGGGTGATAATAATATGGAGGAGGGGACCGTGGTGGTAGAATCATACGTGGTAGACGTACCAGAAGGGAACACGAAACAAGAAACGTGTGTATTTGTTGACACAATCGTACGATGCAACTTGCAGTCTCTAGCTAACTTAGCTGAGAGAATGGGATCAACTACTTCCTCGTCTTCATCTGCTGTCACTTCTTCTACATCATGTAAAGTTTCATGA